In the Aneurinibacillus soli genome, one interval contains:
- a CDS encoding MFS transporter, with protein MKQTGRLNGQAKLLLLLNTLYLSAVGLSNTFVNVYLWKVKNDFTMIGLFNLCTFLAIPTAFWVGGHLAKRWDRVLSIRLGMAVMACFYVTVLFMKAAAPAYIIPLGLLLGTGAGLYWFGYFLMYFEITDPNNRDVFNGVNGLLMSATAGGAPFLAGWLITRHTSGYMIIFSLSLTIFLIAVAASFFVAARPCEGTFRMRSVWQETRSPSHWQRVVWAYAYWGMREGVTIFAAALLVFITASNEMAVGTYALLTSVLSFLAYYAVGKWIRPGRRASFMLIGALMLAAAFIPPLIHLQYSSMLWLGVITSLFYPFFAIPLISTAFDVIGENMEKVTQRAEYIVMREFAFSTGRLTGTVLFLLVVTIFPRSQAIVILLFILNSMLLGSWVSMRAVYKRGWSELEGTVHSGIFRYDGTGTPRSRRTRGNAGSDRNPG; from the coding sequence ATGAAACAGACAGGGAGGCTGAACGGACAGGCCAAACTTCTGCTGCTGCTGAACACGCTTTATTTGAGCGCGGTCGGGCTCTCCAATACGTTTGTAAACGTGTATCTTTGGAAAGTAAAAAACGACTTTACGATGATTGGTCTATTCAACTTGTGTACATTTCTCGCGATCCCGACTGCGTTCTGGGTAGGCGGGCATCTCGCTAAACGATGGGATCGGGTACTAAGCATTCGGCTCGGAATGGCCGTGATGGCTTGTTTTTATGTAACGGTTCTTTTCATGAAAGCAGCGGCACCTGCTTATATTATTCCCCTTGGCCTTCTACTCGGAACAGGCGCAGGCCTGTACTGGTTTGGTTATTTTCTGATGTATTTTGAAATTACAGATCCGAATAATCGCGATGTGTTTAATGGCGTGAATGGGTTGCTGATGTCTGCCACCGCCGGAGGCGCCCCTTTTCTCGCAGGCTGGCTTATTACTCGACACACATCGGGCTATATGATTATTTTTTCGCTGTCACTCACCATCTTCCTCATAGCAGTGGCCGCAAGCTTTTTTGTAGCAGCTCGTCCATGTGAAGGAACGTTCCGAATGCGAAGCGTCTGGCAGGAGACACGTTCTCCGTCCCACTGGCAGCGGGTTGTATGGGCTTATGCATATTGGGGTATGCGAGAAGGGGTAACGATATTCGCTGCTGCATTACTCGTATTTATTACCGCCTCTAACGAAATGGCGGTCGGTACATATGCACTCCTCACATCCGTTCTGTCTTTTCTTGCATATTATGCAGTGGGAAAATGGATTCGTCCAGGGAGACGCGCGTCCTTCATGCTTATAGGTGCTCTTATGCTAGCCGCTGCATTCATTCCACCGCTCATTCATCTGCAGTACAGTTCGATGCTGTGGCTTGGTGTGATTACGTCGCTTTTCTACCCATTCTTCGCCATCCCGCTTATTTCTACAGCGTTCGATGTCATTGGTGAGAACATGGAAAAGGTCACCCAGCGCGCCGAATATATCGTAATGCGTGAGTTCGCCTTTAGTACAGGGCGCCTTACCGGAACCGTATTGTTTCTACTTGTCGTCACGATATTTCCTAGATCACAAGCCATTGTGATTCTACTCTTTATATTAAATAGTATGCTGCTTGGTTCCTGGGTTTCGATGCGGGCAGTCTACAAGAGAGGATGGTCTGAACTTGAAGGAACGGTACATTCTGGCATATTTCGATACGATGGCACAGGCACTCCGCGTTCAAGACGCACTCGCGGCAATGCCGGGAGTGACCGAAATCCGGGTTGA
- a CDS encoding DUF3501 family protein, producing MKKIAKNELLPYKEYVQVQEKFLQRVIQEKKVRRMKLNDRMSGLFETRLTVWYQIQEMIRAEQIERDEYIQEMLDVYNDLIPDDHELSMTLFIEIPNQQELRAFNKTVVGIEDRIELRFAGETVTSYEPDDEGEEDEAYTQSVHYIRFPFTPEQRQAFLAYDGEVIVAVHHENYQSEAVLSNELTESLQKQLA from the coding sequence ATGAAAAAGATTGCAAAGAACGAGCTACTTCCGTACAAAGAGTACGTACAAGTGCAGGAGAAGTTCCTGCAGCGTGTGATTCAGGAGAAAAAAGTACGTCGTATGAAGCTGAATGACCGGATGTCCGGTTTGTTTGAGACACGCCTGACTGTCTGGTATCAAATTCAGGAAATGATTCGTGCTGAACAGATCGAACGGGATGAGTACATTCAAGAAATGCTCGATGTGTACAACGATTTGATTCCGGATGATCATGAATTGAGCATGACGCTGTTCATTGAGATTCCAAACCAGCAAGAGCTGCGTGCGTTTAATAAAACGGTGGTGGGAATTGAGGATCGCATAGAACTGCGTTTTGCTGGGGAAACAGTAACGTCTTATGAACCAGATGATGAGGGAGAAGAAGACGAGGCCTATACGCAATCCGTGCATTACATTCGTTTTCCATTCACACCGGAGCAGCGACAGGCATTTCTTGCATATGATGGCGAGGTTATCGTTGCCGTTCATCATGAGAACTATCAATCTGAAGCGGTACTGTCTAACGAGTTGACGGAATCCTTACAAAAACAGCTGGCATAA
- a CDS encoding rubrerythrin family protein, giving the protein MSKTLENSQTLANLKAAFAGESQANRRYLYFAKQADTEGHSDVANAFRRIGDGETAHAHGHFDMLIRFGAGDPVTDLPVGTTANNLKSAIAGEEYEFSEMYPGFAKEAREEGYDEIAEWFEVMAKSEKAHANTFKKILSSLNEE; this is encoded by the coding sequence ATGAGTAAAACACTTGAAAACAGCCAAACATTAGCTAACCTGAAAGCAGCATTTGCTGGAGAATCCCAGGCAAACCGCCGCTACCTGTATTTTGCAAAACAAGCAGATACAGAAGGTCATTCAGATGTAGCGAATGCATTCCGTCGCATTGGTGATGGCGAAACAGCACATGCGCATGGTCACTTCGATATGCTGATTCGTTTTGGTGCAGGGGACCCGGTAACAGACCTGCCAGTTGGCACAACAGCTAACAACCTGAAATCTGCGATTGCTGGGGAAGAATATGAATTCTCCGAGATGTACCCAGGCTTTGCGAAAGAAGCGCGTGAAGAAGGATACGATGAGATTGCAGAATGGTTTGAAGTAATGGCGAAGTCTGAGAAGGCACATGCGAACACATTCAAGAAAATTCTTTCCAGCCTGAACGAAGAGTAA